Below is a window of Clostridium sp. JN-1 DNA.
CTGGCAGAGCAACATTATAATGATGTAAAAGAATTATTTAAAGATTATAATATTAATATTGAATTATTAATAAGTAAAACAACACCTAAAAATAAGCAAAGAATATATAAGGGTGCAGCAGATGGCAGTATAGACATTTTTATAGGAACAACCTCATTATGCAAAAAGATTGAATATAAGAATTTAGGAATTCTTCTTATAGATGAACCTCAGAAATTCGGAGTGAAAGCAAAAACGTATATAAAAGGGTTTCAGTCCAACGTTAATACTTTACAAACAACAGGCACTCCAATGCCGCGTGATTTTCTTGAAATAGAAGCAGGTGTAATGAATTTATCAAAAATAATGACTTATCCTAAAGGTAAAAAACCTATAATTACAAATATGATTGATGATACAGACAATAATATTAAATCTATTATTCAGTTTGAATTAAAAAGAAATGGACAAATATATTTTATTTATAATGATACATTAAAACAATATGAAATGAGAGAGAGATTATTAAAAATAATGCCAGAATTAAAGATATGTATAATAAATGGCAAAATGAATAAAAAGGAGAGTTCCCAAGTTATAGAAGATTTCTCTAATAAAAAATATGATCTCATGATTGCTACATCGATTATTGAAACTGGTGTAAATATAGACATTAATATGATATTGATATATAAACCCAATGTATGGGGTATGACATCATTGCATCAGGTCAGAAATAGGGTGGGGAGATTTAGTAAACAAGGGTATTGTTTTTTAGTAGAACCTAAAAGGTCAGATTTAAGTCCTACGGCAGTTAAAAGG
It encodes the following:
- a CDS encoding helicase-related protein, whose translation is MSEGQVSAIADINNDLSNGKVMNRLVYGGCGAGKTAVLQYCLFLAYKNYFQSMLMCPSTILAEQHYNDVKELFKDYNINIELLISKTTPKNKQRIYKGAADGSIDIFIGTTSLCKKIEYKNLGILLIDEPQKFGVKAKTYIKGFQSNVNTLQTTGTPMPRDFLEIEAGVMNLSKIMTYPKGKKPIITNMIDDTDNNIKSIIQFELKRNGQIYFIYNDTLKQYEMRERLLKIMPELKICIINGKMNKKESSQVIEDFSNKKYDLMIATSIIETGVNIDINMILIYKPNVWGMTSLHQVRNRVGRFSKQGYCFLVEPKRSDLSPTAVKRLQTICKYNQLGQDILIAEQDRKNRGSGEIFGTRQSGRIPNIGYTMYKELLSKEIQEQKDELD